The DNA segment CTTGGACATCAAAGGCTATACAACTAGGTTTATCTCCCCTATGGGATCGTCCCGGAATTAATCTTATCGAATTTCTAAACCATCCAGATAGCCGTGAGATTTGTCCCCATGCTCCTATGTTCCTTGCTCAGTTAAGTAATATACTCCATGGGGATTGTGCTTTCTATAGTAAAGAATTCCATCTCCATTTATCTCTCTCCCAAGAACCGATATGGTTTCAATTAGAGGTCATCCCCCTTATCGAGCAGCATAGTTCCCTAATCAGCGGCGTTGTTCTTAGTTGCATAGATATGACACGCTACAAACGGTTTGAGCTGCAGCTTGTAGAAATCATCTCACAAATACGAACACTGCGTGGCTTGCTCCCGATCTGTGCGGTATGTAAGCGGATCAAGGATGAAGGTAATCATTGGGATGAAATTGAGAACTTTCTAATTAAGAATACCCATGCCGAATTTACCCATGATATATGTCCAGATTGTATCCGTGTACTGTATCCTAAATACTCTTCCTTCCTTGATCAATCTGATACTGAGTAGCAGTGACTTCGTGCATCCATTCTTTATGATCGAATAGGTTTGATTCTTTTTCTGCCCAACATTTGCCCTGCCGTCGCTCCAATAATTCCGCCAACAATTAGACCAATTCCGCCCAAATTTAATAATCCTGCCAGCGTGGCTAATGCCGCCCCCGTACAAGCTGCTAATAGATGCGGAAGAGTGCGTTCACCGCCGAATAATAGTGCCAAAAACAGCGCAGGAAGCGCAAAACTAAGCACAGTGGCTGCTTCGGAAGGTACAATTCCACCGATTCCGGCACCAACTATCGTTCCGCTAATCCAAGATCCGTACGCCGCCAATGCAAACGTTAAATAATATGAAGGTGTAAGCCTTTCGCCAGCTGCCGCACGATTAGAGGTGACAACAAAACTCTCGTCCGTTAACCCAAGTGCTGCCAACCACTTTAAAGGTTCACGCCAGTGCGCAAGATACGGCCCCATTGTAGCACCATAAAGGACGTGCCGCATGTTTACAAGAAGGATCGTGGCAATAATTGTAACTGGAGCTGTAGCCGTTTCAATCATGCTGATCAGCATAAATTGTGCTCCTCCTGAGTAAATCCATACAGAGCTAAACACGGATACGTACCAGGGGACGCCGCTAGCTGCCGCTAAAACTCCAAAAGTAATAGATAAGGGAAAATAGGCCAACACTATAGGCAAAACCTCTTTTAGTGCTAAAGCAATTTTATCTTGTCGACTCATGCTCGTATCTCCTGTCACATCAAGTAATATACTATTGTGTAAAATCCAATACCTGATACCACGGTTAACAACAATCGACGTGTCCACCATGCAACTAATATCGTTGGTATCGCTGCTAGCAGCATCGTATTGTCCCTGATTGGAACCCATTGTCCATCATTCAGTAACAGCAAGGGGCCAAGCAAAGCTCCAAGTACCGCTGGTGAAACATAAGAAAGCCACTCCTTAGTCCTTTCCGACCATTGCATGCGGCTTCCCAGCACGAGAGAAACTGCACGAAACATATAAGTTCCTGCTCCAATTAGGAGAATAATCCAAAGTTGAGATTCCATTAACTCATTCCTGTTCTTCTGTTTATAATTTGAGCGGCATATCGAATTTCATGTTTTCCGCCCGATTAACTCAAATTAATAGTATCATATTATCCCTAGGTTGACCTGAAATCAATTTCATATTTTATACTCTTAACAAGCAACCGCAGAACAAGCTATAGGGAGGATATATAATGAAGTTAATTGCCATCGATCTGGACGGAACTTTACTCACTGCTGAGAGTAAACCAAGCATAGAGGGCCTGCAAGCCATCCGCGATATTTTATCCGTCAACGATCACGAAGTAACAATTTGCACAGGCAGAGCTCGTTTTGACGTGTTAGGCATTATCGGAGAAGATATTCCTATACCAATTATTTCAGCGAATGGTGCTGCTGTGCATGATGAACGTGGACAGCTTTTGCAAGAGAGCCCCATTCCGCATACGATTGCTGCCGAAGCTATAAATTACTTGATAGCCCAGGACGTATATTTTGAAATCTTTTGTCCTGAAGAAATTTATACGCCTTTTGAGGGGATAAGCAAGGTTCAAGCAGAGATGGATATTCTCATCAGCGCAAATCCGGGTATAGACATTGACACGTTGCAAAGGGGCATACAAACGCAGATGCAGCAATTCGGCATTAAGCAGATTAATGATCCTCGTGAAGTTCTGCGCGCCGAGACTCCGATTTATAAATTGCTAATTTTTACGTATGACGGTGAAAAATTAAACCGTATCACTGAGCATTTTCAAAATCAACAATCCGTTCAAACTACCGCTGCTGCTAATCATACGTTAGAGATCATCTCCACAAAAACAGATAAAGGCAGCGCGCTTCAATTTCTTGCTTCCTATTATAATATCGACATGGCTGATACGATTGCCATCGGAGATAACTATAATGATATTTCCATGTTTCAAGCAGCCGGTACAAGTGTCGCCATGGGCAATGCTGT comes from the Paenibacillus lentus genome and includes:
- a CDS encoding PAS domain-containing protein, giving the protein MTHDSTLWILAAQSLNQALAITDAQGTIQHVNPTWTSKAIQLGLSPLWDRPGINLIEFLNHPDSREICPHAPMFLAQLSNILHGDCAFYSKEFHLHLSLSQEPIWFQLEVIPLIEQHSSLISGVVLSCIDMTRYKRFELQLVEIISQIRTLRGLLPICAVCKRIKDEGNHWDEIENFLIKNTHAEFTHDICPDCIRVLYPKYSSFLDQSDTE
- a CDS encoding AzlC family ABC transporter permease is translated as MSRQDKIALALKEVLPIVLAYFPLSITFGVLAAASGVPWYVSVFSSVWIYSGGAQFMLISMIETATAPVTIIATILLVNMRHVLYGATMGPYLAHWREPLKWLAALGLTDESFVVTSNRAAAGERLTPSYYLTFALAAYGSWISGTIVGAGIGGIVPSEAATVLSFALPALFLALLFGGERTLPHLLAACTGAALATLAGLLNLGGIGLIVGGIIGATAGQMLGRKRIKPIRS
- a CDS encoding AzlD domain-containing protein; protein product: MESQLWIILLIGAGTYMFRAVSLVLGSRMQWSERTKEWLSYVSPAVLGALLGPLLLLNDGQWVPIRDNTMLLAAIPTILVAWWTRRLLLTVVSGIGFYTIVYYLM
- a CDS encoding Cof-type HAD-IIB family hydrolase, with translation MKLIAIDLDGTLLTAESKPSIEGLQAIRDILSVNDHEVTICTGRARFDVLGIIGEDIPIPIISANGAAVHDERGQLLQESPIPHTIAAEAINYLIAQDVYFEIFCPEEIYTPFEGISKVQAEMDILISANPGIDIDTLQRGIQTQMQQFGIKQINDPREVLRAETPIYKLLIFTYDGEKLNRITEHFQNQQSVQTTAAANHTLEIISTKTDKGSALQFLASYYNIDMADTIAIGDNYNDISMFQAAGTSVAMGNAVDEIKQLSSLTTRSNNEHGVAYALNTLLSL